Proteins encoded together in one Pontiella desulfatans window:
- a CDS encoding sulfatase-like hydrolase/transferase: MKWIGIIVMVGCAAVADLPNVVMIMADDWGWSDIAAYRRHQGLDDPIPTPNLDRMVEQGMMFTDAHSPAALCAPTRFSMMTGSNPYRNGMQWGTWGFTATSAFSTGRKHVTVGEIAKTAGYRTAFFGKMHFGGGIENYEITMPNFPTSYGFDYTFCTHGGIQDSPYLYFENDRFVRIDPSDPLNPSQPGVNSNTVFWTKGNYTIPNGTGIIQTGKADNPNQHEGIGDVYWNSSQNGIINSKKAAAFINDHLDRHPDSPFMMYYCAPQVHLPHTPPVDFEPNADGTPGVPPNVPVAGATGGSSIADVIYELDLQVGHILSALDDPNGDGDISDSILTKTLVMFTSDNGGLGTDRGLPDYDSTGVLRGWKAQMEEGGHRVPFVAMWPGMIETNSVSDQLICGHDWVGIMYALTTNSMAADQAMDCANILPILLGEQDENVPVHEFMLHQSQNSKLYPYAIRQGDYVMFFDQAKGGGPLYNLADDLGQSTNLLEGGGLPEHVSLSNQLHTLYLQHDQMNDPRTTTAYMAPDVHPPLPNPAGFSLVPKAIGSSAISMKSYSGADVSRPVEYRFTENSGHEGGTSSGWQTSSSFIDDRLLPGLTYSYSVQMRDALGHVGAVSSVFHVTTDTNSAIFADDFENSSDAGDIAAAPYPSGIWHHQATEDWAWDESAADTSVHIGDYGNLAGKELRLGWGYDEVVTMVSTTVAIDTNRTYTLSGSWEMDSTPFLPLGFIAGLAEFSAADGVLVQRLTPDFHVFGNTNAPTLGDTGTFEIVLSPVDMADAGIAPGNTLGIFFHHDDDGVLYSEHGSEKGDVYLVDDILLSADIDGMFGQWLVNYGITGQMADPDGDGVGNLHEFALGGNPTNPGSTGHAPELGTESNVFRYVYPRRADSGLNYALEATSNLLSNDWKTGEHIELPVAGMLDADFESVTNELPVSTSQMFLRLLIEE, translated from the coding sequence ATGAAATGGATCGGAATCATTGTTATGGTTGGGTGCGCGGCCGTTGCCGATCTGCCGAATGTCGTCATGATCATGGCGGATGACTGGGGTTGGTCGGATATCGCCGCCTATCGACGTCATCAGGGGCTGGATGATCCGATCCCGACTCCAAATCTCGACCGTATGGTGGAGCAGGGCATGATGTTTACGGATGCCCATTCGCCTGCGGCATTGTGCGCTCCGACGCGCTTTTCGATGATGACCGGATCCAATCCCTACCGGAACGGCATGCAGTGGGGTACTTGGGGTTTCACTGCCACCAGTGCGTTTTCCACTGGGCGCAAACATGTGACAGTAGGGGAAATTGCCAAAACCGCAGGATATCGAACCGCCTTTTTCGGTAAGATGCATTTCGGGGGTGGGATCGAAAACTATGAAATAACGATGCCGAATTTCCCAACAAGTTATGGATTCGACTACACCTTCTGCACGCACGGCGGTATTCAGGACTCGCCCTATCTCTATTTTGAAAATGACCGGTTTGTAAGGATTGATCCCTCGGATCCGCTGAATCCATCGCAGCCAGGGGTGAACTCGAACACCGTCTTCTGGACTAAAGGAAACTATACGATCCCGAACGGTACTGGGATCATCCAGACGGGCAAGGCTGATAATCCGAACCAGCATGAAGGCATTGGGGACGTGTATTGGAACTCCAGCCAGAACGGGATCATCAACTCGAAGAAGGCTGCGGCATTCATCAACGATCATTTGGACCGCCACCCGGATTCTCCCTTTATGATGTATTATTGTGCTCCCCAGGTTCATTTGCCACATACTCCGCCGGTTGATTTCGAACCGAATGCGGACGGAACTCCGGGGGTGCCTCCGAATGTTCCTGTGGCCGGGGCGACGGGAGGCTCGAGCATTGCCGATGTCATTTATGAACTCGATCTGCAAGTGGGGCATATTCTGAGCGCGTTGGACGACCCCAATGGCGATGGCGATATCTCGGACAGTATTCTAACCAAAACACTGGTTATGTTCACTTCCGACAACGGCGGACTGGGAACCGACCGCGGTTTGCCGGATTATGATTCAACGGGGGTGTTGCGTGGATGGAAAGCCCAAATGGAGGAGGGAGGCCACCGCGTTCCTTTTGTTGCGATGTGGCCGGGAATGATCGAAACCAATTCCGTGAGCGACCAGCTCATTTGCGGCCATGACTGGGTGGGCATCATGTATGCGTTGACCACGAACAGCATGGCTGCCGATCAGGCCATGGACTGTGCGAATATTCTCCCCATCCTGCTCGGTGAACAGGATGAAAATGTGCCGGTGCACGAGTTCATGCTTCACCAGAGCCAGAATTCAAAACTATATCCCTATGCCATCCGGCAGGGCGACTATGTGATGTTTTTCGACCAGGCTAAAGGGGGCGGGCCGCTCTATAATCTAGCAGACGATCTGGGGCAATCCACCAATCTGCTGGAAGGGGGGGGCTTGCCGGAACACGTTTCTTTGAGCAACCAACTGCATACCCTCTATCTTCAGCATGACCAGATGAACGACCCTCGGACAACGACCGCCTATATGGCCCCCGATGTGCATCCGCCGCTGCCGAATCCTGCCGGTTTTTCGCTTGTGCCCAAGGCGATTGGATCTTCTGCGATATCCATGAAGTCCTATTCAGGCGCTGACGTCAGTAGGCCGGTGGAGTATCGCTTCACAGAAAACAGTGGTCATGAGGGCGGTACGTCGTCGGGGTGGCAAACCTCTTCGTCTTTTATCGATGATCGGTTGTTACCCGGCCTGACCTATTCCTATTCCGTGCAAATGCGTGATGCACTCGGTCATGTCGGAGCGGTGAGCTCCGTTTTTCACGTCACCACGGACACGAATAGCGCGATCTTTGCCGATGACTTTGAGAATTCTTCCGACGCGGGCGATATCGCCGCCGCACCCTATCCCTCGGGCATCTGGCACCATCAGGCCACGGAGGATTGGGCGTGGGATGAATCTGCGGCCGACACCTCGGTGCACATCGGAGACTACGGCAACCTCGCCGGAAAAGAGCTTCGTTTGGGCTGGGGCTATGACGAAGTGGTTACGATGGTCTCCACTACGGTTGCGATTGATACCAACCGCACCTACACGCTGAGCGGTAGCTGGGAAATGGACAGCACTCCGTTCCTGCCGTTGGGCTTCATTGCCGGGCTGGCTGAATTCAGTGCGGCAGACGGGGTGCTGGTGCAGCGGCTTACGCCCGACTTCCACGTCTTCGGCAACACCAATGCCCCAACTCTCGGCGATACCGGCACGTTCGAGATTGTTCTTTCGCCCGTCGACATGGCCGATGCCGGGATTGCTCCCGGCAACACCCTCGGCATCTTTTTCCATCATGACGACGACGGCGTACTCTACAGTGAACATGGTTCGGAAAAGGGCGATGTTTATCTGGTGGATGACATATTGCTGTCTGCCGACATCGATGGAATGTTTGGGCAGTGGTTGGTCAACTATGGCATTACCGGTCAAATGGCCGATCCGGATGGCGACGGGGTGGGCAACCTTCATGAATTTGCATTGGGCGGGAATCCGACGAACCCGGGATCCACTGGTCATGCGCCGGAATTAGGAACGGAATCGAATGTGTTCCGCTATGTTTATCCGCGCCGCGCCGATTCCGGCCTGAACTATGCCCTGGAAGCAACCTCGAACCTTCTTTCCAACGATTGGAAAACGGGGGAGCACATCGAACTGCCGGTTGCCGGGATGCTCGACGCTGATTTCGAATCGGTTACCAATGAGCTTCCCGTCTCCACCAGCCAGATGTTCCTTCGCTTGCTCATTGAAGAATAA